A region of the Pantoea alfalfae genome:
TCATGTGCTGCTGCGTCCGGAAGATCTGCGGGTGCAGGAGATCCATGATGACAGCGCATCAGATGGCCTGATTGGCTATGTGCGCGAACGTAACTATAAAGGTATGACGCTGGAGTCTGCGGTAGAGCTGGAGAACGGTAAGCTGGTTACGGTCAGCGAGTTCTTTAATGAGGATGACCCGGACGTTGATCACTCGCTTAATCAGAAGATGGCCGTGAGCTGGGTGCCGGGATGGGAGGTGGTACTGCCCTATGAAGCTGATGCGTAATGGTTTTCAGAAGGGGGTCATCGTACTGATCGTCGGCTGGCTGGCGCTGTTCGTTTTTGTGCCCAATCTGATGATTTTTGTTACCAGTTTTCTGACGCGCGATGATGCGCACGTCGTCAGCGCGATGTTGACCTTCAGGAATTACACCCGGCTGCTCGACCCGCTCTATGCGCAGGTGCTGCTGCACTCGCTGAACATGGCGCTGATTGCCACGATCGGCTGTCTGCTGCTCGGCTATCCCTTTGCATGGTGTCTGACAAAACTCACGCCGCGCCTGCGTCCGCTGATGCTGTTTCTGTTGATTGTACCTTTCTGGACCAATTCGCTGATCCGTATCTACGGCCTGAAAATTTTCCTCAGCACCCGGGGCTGGCTGAATGATTTCCTGCTGTCGCTGGGGCTGATCGATAAACCGTTTCGCATCATGTATACCCCGGAAGCGGTGATCCTCGGGCTGATCTACATTCTGCTGCCGTTTATGGTGCTGCCGCTCTACTCCAGTCTGGAGAAGCTTGATAAACCGCTGCTGGAAGCGGCGCGCGACCTGGGTGCCGGTAAGCTGCAGACCTTTTTCCGTATTATTCTGCCGCTGACCATGCCGGGCATCATTGCGGGCTGTCTGCTGGTGTTGATCCCGGCGATGGGGCTGTTCTACGTCGCCGACCTGATGGGCGGCGCAAAGAATCTGCTGATCGGCAACGTCATCAAAAGTCAGTTCCTCAACATCCGCGACTGGCCGTTTGGCGCGGCCACCAGCATTGTGATGACGCTGTTGATGGGATTGCTGTTGCTGATTTACTGGCGCGCGGCGCGACTGCTGAATAACCAGGTGGATTTAGGATGATGGCACGCCTGTTACGCGGCAGTTTTATGGCGATTATTTACGCCTGGTTCTACATACCGATTGTTATTCTGATCGTGAATTCATTTAACGCCTCCCGCTTTGGCATTAACTGGCAGGGTTTCACGACCCATTGGTACAGCCTGCTGCTGAACAATGACAGTCTGATTCAGGCGGCGCAGCACTCGCTGATCATGGGCGTGCTCTCAGCCAGCTGTGCCACACTGATCGGCGCACTCACCGCTGTCGCACTCTTTCGCTACCGTTTTCGGGGCAAGCCCTTTGTCAGTGGCATGCTATTCGTGGTGATGATGTCGCCGGACATTGTGATGGCTATCTCCCTGCTGGTGCTGTTTATGCTGCTGGGCATTTCGCTGGGCTTCTGGTCACTGCTCTTTTCCCACATTACATTTTGCCTGCCGTTTGTGGTGATTACTGTCTACTCACGTCTGAAGGGCTTTGATGTGCGCATGCTGGAGGCAGCCAAAGATCTGGGTGCCAGCGAAACCATCATCCTGCGCAAAATCATTCTGCCGCTGGCGATGCCAGCCGTCGCCGCTGGATGGTTACTGAGCTTTACCCTGTCAATGGATGATGTGGTGGTCTCTTCCTTTGTCACCGGTCCGACGTTTGAGATTTTACCGCTGAAGATCTACTCGATGGTAAAAGTAGGCGTCTCACCGGAAGTGAATGCGCTGGCCACCATTTTAATGCTGCTGTCATTGCTGCTGGTCGCGGCCAGTCAGTGGCTGCTGCGTGACAGAAATAAATAAGAGGATTGAAGATGAAAAAGAGATCTCACTGGCTGGCGGCAGGTGCACTGTTGCTGGGTATGAACGTGGCGCAGGCAGACAACAGTAATACCCTCTATTTCTACAACTGGACCGAATATGTGCCGCCGGGGCTGCTGGAGCAGTTCACGAAAGAGACCGGCATTAAAGTGATCTATTCGACCTATGAATCCAATGAGAGCATGTACGCCAAACTGAAAACCTGGAAAGATGGCGCTTACGATCTGGTCGTGCCGTCAACTTACTTCGTGGCAAAAATGCGAAACGAAGGGATGCTGCAGAAAATCGACAAAAACCAGCTCAGCAACTTCAGCAACCTCGATCCCGACCTGCTGAATAAACCCTTCGATCCTGACAATAACTACTCGATTCCCTATATCTGGGGCGCGACGGCAATCGGTGTCAACACCGATGAGATCGACGTGAAAAGCGTGACCCGCTGGGCCGATCTGTGGAAGCCGGAATATAAGCAAAGCCTGCTGCTGACCGACGACGCGCGCGAAGTGTTTCATATGGCGCTGCGCAAGCTGGGATACTCCGGCAATACCCGCGATCCTGAGCAGATCAAAGCCGCTTATTCTGAGCTGAAAAAGCTGATGCCCAATGTGCTGGCCTTCAACTCTGATAATCCGGGTAATCCCTATATGGAAGGCGAAGTGAATCTGGGCATGCTATGGAATGGTTCGGCGTATGTCGCACGTCAGGCGGGCACGCCGTTAGCGATCGTCTGGCCTGAAGAGGGCGGCATTTTCTGGATGGATAACCTGGCGATCCCGGCTAACGCGAAGAACAAGGCAGGCGCGCTGAAGCTGATCAACTTCCTGCTGCGTCCTGACGTCGCGGCGAAAGTGGCGGAAACCATCGGCTATCCTACACCGAACCTCGCAGCGAAGGCGTTGCTGCCACCCGCCGTGGCGAACGATCCGTCACTCTATCCACCTGCTGACGTGATTAAGCACGGTGAATGGCAGGATGATGTTGGCGACGCCAGCCTTCAGTACGAAACTCTGTTCCAGCAGCTTAAAGCGGGCCGTTAGAAGAGTTAAAGAGGCGGCTATCAGCCGCCCGCCTACTTATACAGTCCGCGCAGCAGGGTATGAACAAATTCCGGCACCACTTCGCTCGCCAGGCCGTAATGCCGTTCGGCAAACTCGTTACCCACCTGGCTCGGCTCCAGGTTCAGCTCAACGGTGTGCGCACCCTGCAGTTTGGCCTCATGCACAAAGCCTGCGGCCGGATAAACATGGCCTGAAGTACCGATAGCGATAAAGTAATCGGCCTGTTCCAGCGCCTGATAAATCTGCTCCATACCCAGCGGCATCTCGCCAAACCAGACCACGTGCGGCCGCAGCACAGAGGGGAACTGGCAGCAGGTGCAGCGATCGTCCGGCGTGATATCGCCGGTCCACTCAATCACCTGACCGCTGGTGACGCAGCGCACTTTTAGCAGTTCACCGTGCATATGCAGCACCCGGCTGTTACCGGCACGCTCATGCAAATTGTCGATGTTTTGCGTGACCAGCAGGAAGTTATCGCCCAACACCTGCTCCAGCTCAGCCAGCGCCAGATGGGCAGCATTAGGCTGGATGTCGGCTTCCTGTAGCTGCTGGCGGCGCGCATTGTAGAAACGCTGCACCAGCGCGGAATCGCGCTGAAAGCCTTCGGGCGTAGCAACGTCTTCAACGTGGTGCTCTTCCCACAGGCCGTCAGCCGCGCGGAAGGTCCGGATGCCGGACTCCGCTGAGATGCCTGCGCCGGTCAGCACCACAACATGCGGCTGAGGGTGGGCGGCCAGTTCGGCCTGACGATCGCGCTCAAATATGCGCTGGCGAAAGCGCTGATGCACTTTTCTCCGGGTTTTCTTCAGGCGGGCAAGTCGTATGCGGCGACGTGGTGTACGCATAAAATCTCCTGGCGTAGCAGCTGCGGCGAGCCGCTCTAAACAGATTCCGGGTTAACATCACCCGATAGTAACGGTTGCTGAGGGCATGACCCAACAGCAAAGGTCTTAAACAGATGCGGCGCGAAATCACTCGCGCCGCATTTTTATCACTGACCGCTTAATACCCGAGCCGGGTCAATGCGGCTGGCGCGTCTGGCGGGATACCAGCTCGCCAGCAGGCTCAGCAGAATGGCGGTAATCAGTACTGAGAACACGTCAATCCAGTGCAGTTCCGAGGGCAGGAAATCAATAAAGTAGATATCTCCTGCCAGCAGATGATGACCGGTAATCGATTCCAGCCCACGCACCAGTGAGGTCAGATTCAGTGCCACCAGCACGCCAGCCACCACGCCGCTGACGCTGCCCAGCAGACCGGCCAGCAAACCGTACCAGATAAAGATGGCGCGGATCAGCCGGTCTTTCGCGCCGAGGGTACGGAGTACCGCAATGTCACTGCTCTTATCCTTCACCGCCATCACCAGCGTGGAAACGATGTTAAAGCAGGCGACGCCGATCACCAGCACCATCGCCAGATACATGATGGCGCGGATCATCTGAATGTCGCGGTACATATAGCCGTAGGTGCCAATCCAGCTCTTGATGTAGACATAGGAGCGGGTCGCTTCACCGGCATCGCGCACCAGTTTCACGGCCTGGAACGGGTCTGTCATCTTCAGCGCAATACCGGACACGCTGTCACCCATCTCCAGATAGTGCTGCGCATCGGCCAGCGGCACCAGTGCCAGACTGTGATCGAGCATGCCGCTGAGTTGCAGGATACCGCTGACCTGCAGCCGGATGCGTTTTGGCTGCAGCAATTTGTTATCACCATCGTTGTTCGGGATCATGATGGTGATCCAGTCGCCCTGCTTCACCTTCAGCGATTTAGCAATGCCGCCGCCCAGAATGATCTGTTGCTTACCGGCGGCAAAAGAGGACCAGGCGTTATCGGCGACAAACTGTGGCAGCGCGCTGAGGCGCGGTTCCTGGGCCGGATCGACGCCCTTCACCTGCAGCGCTTCCAGCCGGGCACCGCTCTCAATCAGACCGGTGAAGTTGACATAGGGGGCTGCCGCCGCAATGCCGGGCACTTTTTCAATCGGGGCAATCATCGACTGCCAGTGCTGGAACGGCTGATTAACTGCCTCGATTTCACCGTGCGGCACCACCGCCAGAATGCGGTTATTCAGCTCACGCTCAAAACCGTTCATGGCGCTGAGGCCGATAATCAGCACCGCCACGCCCAGCGCAATCCCGATGGTGGAGATCACCGAAATCAGCGAAACCATCCCGCCACGACGGCGTCCACGGCTGAAGCGCAGGCCCAGCAACAGGGATAACGATGAACCCATTACAGCGCTCCTGCCAGAGTGAGCTGATCGCTTAAGTGACCATCACGCATCTCCATCTGACGCGTCATGCGTTTTGCCAGCATCAGATCGTGCGTCACCACCAGAAAGGCGGTGCCCTGACGGACGTTCAGCTCGCCCAGCAACTCAAAAATAGCGTCGGCGTTACGCGCATCCAGGTTGCCGGTGGGTTCATCTGCCATTACCAGCCGTGGACGGTTGACCAGCGCACGGGCGATCGCTACGCGCTGACGCTCGCCGCCGGACAGTTCAGACGGCCGGTGCGCGGCACGATGGTCCAGCCCGACTGCAGCCAGCATCTCGCGGGCGCGATCCTGCGCTTCCGCTTTCGCGATTTTGCCAATCAGCAGCGGCATCGCCACGTTCTCCAGCGCACTGAAGTCCGGCAGAAGATGGTGGAACTGATAAATAAAGCCCAGCTCGCGGTTACGCAGCTCTGCTTTGGCCGACGAGGACATGGCGTTCAGCGACTGACCATCAAACACCACATCGCCCGACGTCGGCGCATCCAGACCGCCCAGCAGATGCAGCAGCGTACTTTTACCGGAACCGGAGCTGCCGACAATCGCCGTCAGTTCACCGGGCTGGAGGCTGAAAGCCACATTGCGCAGCACATCGGTCTGCACGCTGCCTTCCTGATAGCGTTTGCACAGGTCGCGGCACTGCAACAAAGGAGTGTTACTCATAACGTAAAGCCTCAGCAGGTTGAACGGCGGCAGCGCGCCACGAAGGATAGAGCGTAGACAACAGCGCCACAATCATCGCGCTGAGGGCGATGGTGACCACCTGCCACACATTGATATCAACCGGCAACGCGGCGCCATCGAGGAACAGGCCAATCACCGGCATTAAGTTATTAAGCTGGCTGGCCAGCAGTACACCGAGCAGCGTGCCGAGCAGCGTGCCGATAATCCCGGCGCTGGCACCCTGCACCATAAACACCGCCACTATTTGCCGACGCGTCAGGCCCTGGGTCTGGAGAATCGCCACTTCGCCCTGCTTCTCCATGATCAGCAGGCCTAATGATGTAATGATGTTAAAGGCGGCCACGGCGATAATCAGGCTCAGCAGCAGACCCATCATGTTCTTCTCCATGCGTACTGCCTGGAAGAGATCGCCTTTGCGCTCGCGCCAGTCTTTCCAGACCAGGCCCGCAGGCAGTGTCTGCTGACTCAGACTGTCGACCGACAGCGGTTTATCCAGCCAGAGTCGCCAGCCGGTAATGTTACCGGCCGGATAGCGCATCACGCGCGACGCATCCTGAAGATTGACCAGAATCTGATAACCATCGACTTCGCTATTGGCGGCATAGGTGCCTGCCACGGTAAACAGACGCTGGCTCGGTACGCGTCCCATCGGGGTAAACTGGCTGAC
Encoded here:
- the potC gene encoding spermidine/putrescine ABC transporter permease PotC is translated as MMARLLRGSFMAIIYAWFYIPIVILIVNSFNASRFGINWQGFTTHWYSLLLNNDSLIQAAQHSLIMGVLSASCATLIGALTAVALFRYRFRGKPFVSGMLFVVMMSPDIVMAISLLVLFMLLGISLGFWSLLFSHITFCLPFVVITVYSRLKGFDVRMLEAAKDLGASETIILRKIILPLAMPAVAAGWLLSFTLSMDDVVVSSFVTGPTFEILPLKIYSMVKVGVSPEVNALATILMLLSLLLVAASQWLLRDRNK
- the cobB gene encoding Sir2 family NAD+-dependent deacetylase; translated protein: MRTPRRRIRLARLKKTRRKVHQRFRQRIFERDRQAELAAHPQPHVVVLTGAGISAESGIRTFRAADGLWEEHHVEDVATPEGFQRDSALVQRFYNARRQQLQEADIQPNAAHLALAELEQVLGDNFLLVTQNIDNLHERAGNSRVLHMHGELLKVRCVTSGQVIEWTGDITPDDRCTCCQFPSVLRPHVVWFGEMPLGMEQIYQALEQADYFIAIGTSGHVYPAAGFVHEAKLQGAHTVELNLEPSQVGNEFAERHYGLASEVVPEFVHTLLRGLYK
- the lolD gene encoding lipoprotein-releasing ABC transporter ATP-binding protein LolD; protein product: MSNTPLLQCRDLCKRYQEGSVQTDVLRNVAFSLQPGELTAIVGSSGSGKSTLLHLLGGLDAPTSGDVVFDGQSLNAMSSSAKAELRNRELGFIYQFHHLLPDFSALENVAMPLLIGKIAKAEAQDRAREMLAAVGLDHRAAHRPSELSGGERQRVAIARALVNRPRLVMADEPTGNLDARNADAIFELLGELNVRQGTAFLVVTHDLMLAKRMTRQMEMRDGHLSDQLTLAGAL
- the potB gene encoding spermidine/putrescine ABC transporter permease PotB, with amino-acid sequence MKLMRNGFQKGVIVLIVGWLALFVFVPNLMIFVTSFLTRDDAHVVSAMLTFRNYTRLLDPLYAQVLLHSLNMALIATIGCLLLGYPFAWCLTKLTPRLRPLMLFLLIVPFWTNSLIRIYGLKIFLSTRGWLNDFLLSLGLIDKPFRIMYTPEAVILGLIYILLPFMVLPLYSSLEKLDKPLLEAARDLGAGKLQTFFRIILPLTMPGIIAGCLLVLIPAMGLFYVADLMGGAKNLLIGNVIKSQFLNIRDWPFGAATSIVMTLLMGLLLLIYWRAARLLNNQVDLG
- the potD gene encoding spermidine/putrescine ABC transporter substrate-binding protein PotD; this encodes MKKRSHWLAAGALLLGMNVAQADNSNTLYFYNWTEYVPPGLLEQFTKETGIKVIYSTYESNESMYAKLKTWKDGAYDLVVPSTYFVAKMRNEGMLQKIDKNQLSNFSNLDPDLLNKPFDPDNNYSIPYIWGATAIGVNTDEIDVKSVTRWADLWKPEYKQSLLLTDDAREVFHMALRKLGYSGNTRDPEQIKAAYSELKKLMPNVLAFNSDNPGNPYMEGEVNLGMLWNGSAYVARQAGTPLAIVWPEEGGIFWMDNLAIPANAKNKAGALKLINFLLRPDVAAKVAETIGYPTPNLAAKALLPPAVANDPSLYPPADVIKHGEWQDDVGDASLQYETLFQQLKAGR
- the lolC gene encoding lipoprotein-releasing ABC transporter permease subunit LolC; amino-acid sequence: MYQPVALFIGLRYMRGRASDRFGRFVSWLSTIGITLGVLAMVTVLSVMNGFERELEGNILGLMPQALITSDKGSLNPQQQPATSLNLQGVSRIAPLTTASVVLQSPHSVSVGVMLGIEPEEKDPLTPFLVNTQQSVLQAGQYNVILGEQLASQLGVKRGDQLRLMVPSVSQFTPMGRVPSQRLFTVAGTYAANSEVDGYQILVNLQDASRVMRYPAGNITGWRLWLDKPLSVDSLSQQTLPAGLVWKDWRERKGDLFQAVRMEKNMMGLLLSLIIAVAAFNIITSLGLLIMEKQGEVAILQTQGLTRRQIVAVFMVQGASAGIIGTLLGTLLGVLLASQLNNLMPVIGLFLDGAALPVDINVWQVVTIALSAMIVALLSTLYPSWRAAAVQPAEALRYE
- the lolE gene encoding lipoprotein-releasing ABC transporter permease subunit LolE, with product MGSSLSLLLGLRFSRGRRRGGMVSLISVISTIGIALGVAVLIIGLSAMNGFERELNNRILAVVPHGEIEAVNQPFQHWQSMIAPIEKVPGIAAAAPYVNFTGLIESGARLEALQVKGVDPAQEPRLSALPQFVADNAWSSFAAGKQQIILGGGIAKSLKVKQGDWITIMIPNNDGDNKLLQPKRIRLQVSGILQLSGMLDHSLALVPLADAQHYLEMGDSVSGIALKMTDPFQAVKLVRDAGEATRSYVYIKSWIGTYGYMYRDIQMIRAIMYLAMVLVIGVACFNIVSTLVMAVKDKSSDIAVLRTLGAKDRLIRAIFIWYGLLAGLLGSVSGVVAGVLVALNLTSLVRGLESITGHHLLAGDIYFIDFLPSELHWIDVFSVLITAILLSLLASWYPARRASRIDPARVLSGQ